In the genome of Xenopus laevis strain J_2021 chromosome 1S, Xenopus_laevis_v10.1, whole genome shotgun sequence, one region contains:
- the pebp1.2.S gene encoding uncharacterized protein LOC432045 encodes MPADVSQWSGALALNEVDEKPAHPLVVRYGSLGIDELGQVLTPTQVQSCPSSIEWEGMDSNKLYTLVLTDPDAPSRKNPKFREWHHFLVVNMRGNDINSGCVLSDYIGSGPPKGSGLHRYVWLVYEQSEELKCKEKVLCNRSGEHRGMFKVESFRQKYKLGSPVAGNCYQAEWDDYVPKLYEQLSS; translated from the exons ATGCCGGCGGACGTATCCCAGTGGAGTGGGGCTCTAGCCCTAAATGAGGTTGATGAGAAGCCGGCGCATCCGCTTGTAGTGAGATATGGCTCTCTGGGGATAGACGAGTTGGGCCAAGTGCTGACACCCACCCAG GTTCAGAGCTGTCCATCAAGCATTGAGTGGGAAGGAATGGATAGCAACAAGCTTTATACTTTGGTTCTCACTGATCCGGATGCACCAAGTAGAAAGAATCCAAAATTCAG GGAATGGCATCACTTCCTTGTAGTGAACATGAGAGGAAATGACATCAATAGCGGCTGTGTCTTATCTGATTACATTGGCTCTGGTCCACCAAAAGGAAGTG GTCTGCATCGCTATGTCTGGCTGGTATATGAACAAAGCGAGGAGCTGAAGTGTAAGGAGAAAGTTTTATGCAACCGCTCTGGGGAGCACAGAGGAATGTTCAAGGTGGAGTCATTTCGTCAGAAGTATAAGCTGGGAAGCCCTGTTGCTGGGAATTGCTACCAGGCAGAGTGGGATGATTACGTCCCCAAACTGTATGAACAACTGTCTTCATAA